A window of the Oceanispirochaeta sp. genome harbors these coding sequences:
- a CDS encoding ribose ABC transporter permease — MKKPQFMTNTSFMKNLGIFPILVLILILFSFLNPYFMTNHNMTNVLRQASINIVLAAGMTMVILTGGIDLSVGSILASGAVISVSVSLMPSLAPLAVPIGLLFGLLIGLVNGALISFVGLPPFIVTLGSMTAFRGAAYLLANGTTVINNDLGFAWIGNEYIGPLPWLSAIALIVILAIWFLLKRTVTGVRIYAVGGNEEAAKLTGIKTWKIHLIVYGLSGLLSGLAGVMLASRLYSGNGLLGQGYELDAIAAVILGGTSMTGGIGGIFGTLVGALIIAVLNNGLTIMNISYFWQLVIRGIVIIIAVVIDKFRVSKMRS; from the coding sequence GTGAAAAAGCCCCAATTTATGACGAATACTTCATTTATGAAAAATCTGGGAATCTTTCCCATCCTGGTACTGATCCTTATTTTGTTCTCATTTCTGAATCCCTACTTTATGACCAATCACAATATGACAAATGTCCTGCGCCAGGCTTCTATTAATATTGTCCTGGCCGCCGGGATGACCATGGTCATCCTCACCGGCGGGATCGACCTGTCGGTCGGGTCCATTCTGGCCTCAGGGGCGGTTATTTCCGTCTCGGTTTCCCTGATGCCGTCACTGGCTCCTCTGGCTGTTCCCATCGGTCTGCTCTTCGGTCTTCTGATCGGCCTGGTCAACGGAGCTTTGATCTCATTTGTCGGTTTGCCACCCTTCATTGTAACCCTGGGCAGCATGACCGCCTTCAGGGGCGCGGCCTACCTTCTGGCCAACGGCACAACGGTCATCAACAACGATCTTGGATTCGCCTGGATCGGAAATGAGTACATTGGCCCCCTTCCCTGGCTTTCGGCCATTGCCCTGATTGTGATTCTGGCGATCTGGTTTCTCCTGAAACGAACCGTGACGGGCGTCAGGATCTATGCTGTGGGTGGTAATGAAGAAGCAGCCAAGCTGACGGGTATTAAAACCTGGAAAATTCATCTTATTGTCTACGGATTAAGCGGTCTGCTCTCGGGTCTGGCCGGTGTCATGCTGGCCAGCCGGCTCTATAGCGGCAATGGGCTATTGGGACAGGGCTATGAACTGGATGCCATTGCCGCGGTAATTCTGGGAGGAACCAGCATGACCGGGGGAATCGGAGGAATATTCGGTACCCTTGTCGGGGCTTTGATCATTGCCGTCCTGAATAACGGATTGACCATTATGAATATTTCCTACTTCTGGCAGCTGGTTATCCGGGGTATTGTCATCATCATAGCCGTTGTTATCGATAAGTTCAGAGTTTCAAAAATGCGCTCTTAG
- a CDS encoding ribose ABC transporter permease, with the protein MKPLLQDLAGNPWSYKIVILGVQSYLKRYGATLIGLFVLGTVMTIMSPVFLTSGNLINIMRQVSTNGMLAMAMTFVILTGGIDLSVGSVMAFTGTFAAGLIAISGLPVSLAVGIALLSGVLIGSINGLIIASTGIAPFIVTLGMMNIVRGFAYIYTGGLPVRVALESYNRIGLAYLGPIPFQVIYLIILFAILDLVLKRTTFGRHVYAVGDSTDAAYFAGIKVRRIRFSVYALSGFITAFTGVVLSARLYSGQPSAGQGSELDAVAACVLGGMSMTGGTGRLMGALLGAMVIGVLNNGLNLLNINSFWQLVVKGLVILIAVYLDDLKKRN; encoded by the coding sequence TTGAAACCATTACTGCAGGATCTGGCCGGGAATCCCTGGTCTTATAAAATCGTCATCCTAGGGGTCCAATCCTATTTGAAGCGCTACGGTGCTACTCTGATTGGTCTCTTCGTGCTCGGTACTGTTATGACAATCATGAGTCCCGTTTTTCTGACCTCGGGAAACCTGATCAATATCATGAGACAGGTTTCAACCAATGGTATGCTGGCCATGGCCATGACTTTTGTTATCCTCACCGGGGGTATTGATCTCTCCGTCGGGTCGGTCATGGCTTTCACAGGTACTTTTGCCGCCGGGCTCATTGCCATATCGGGTCTTCCTGTTTCCCTGGCGGTGGGGATTGCTCTTTTGTCGGGAGTCCTGATCGGATCTATTAATGGATTGATTATCGCCTCAACGGGGATTGCTCCCTTTATTGTCACCCTGGGGATGATGAATATTGTTCGGGGGTTTGCTTATATCTATACGGGCGGCCTGCCTGTCAGGGTTGCCCTTGAGTCCTATAACCGCATTGGTCTGGCCTATCTGGGGCCGATCCCCTTTCAGGTCATTTATCTGATCATCCTTTTTGCAATCCTGGATCTTGTATTGAAACGAACCACCTTCGGGAGACATGTTTATGCCGTGGGAGATAGTACGGATGCGGCTTATTTTGCGGGCATCAAGGTCCGGCGTATCCGTTTTTCCGTCTATGCTCTCTCGGGATTTATAACCGCCTTTACGGGTGTTGTTTTATCGGCACGCCTTTATTCGGGCCAGCCGTCGGCAGGACAGGGGTCTGAACTGGATGCTGTGGCGGCCTGTGTTTTGGGGGGGATGAGTATGACCGGCGGGACAGGCCGCCTCATGGGCGCCCTGCTGGGTGCCATGGTCATCGGTGTTTTAAACAATGGATTGAATCTGCTCAATATAAACTCATTCTGGCAGTTGGTTGTGAAGGGTCTTGTGATTTTGATTGCCGTTTATCTGGATGATCTGAAGAAGAGAAACTGA
- a CDS encoding sugar ABC transporter substrate-binding protein yields the protein MKHPVLLFVLLFIPALLSGKGQQDFEGRTYAATFMTLNNSFFVALNDSIRAECEKKGDRLLSYNPDFDQVRQIDQIQDMISLGVDAIFLNPVDWKGIRPALEEAAKAGIPVIIIDAAVYDSNLVISTISSDNYGAGKLIGLDLIARRDSARIAILDHPTNKPSIDRLNGFLDVLEGHPDFEVVATASAFGSLEGAVPKMENILQSHNDISVVFCTNDPTAVGAISALEAANRKTNVLVYGIDGSPAGMAMVREEKMMGTVAQSPRKMGELAVEQAEKYLAHQSTEKEITIPVTLINSGNIRQFPFNSWR from the coding sequence TTGAAACATCCCGTTCTCTTGTTTGTTCTCCTTTTTATACCTGCATTATTATCCGGAAAAGGACAGCAGGATTTTGAAGGTAGAACCTATGCCGCCACATTTATGACCCTGAATAACTCATTCTTTGTGGCTCTGAATGACAGTATCAGGGCGGAGTGTGAAAAAAAGGGGGACAGGCTGTTGTCCTACAACCCCGATTTTGATCAGGTCAGGCAGATTGACCAGATACAGGATATGATTTCCCTGGGTGTGGATGCCATTTTCCTGAATCCTGTTGACTGGAAGGGAATCCGGCCAGCCCTGGAAGAGGCCGCAAAGGCGGGCATCCCGGTCATTATCATTGATGCTGCCGTTTACGACAGTAATCTGGTGATCTCGACCATCTCATCAGATAATTATGGGGCGGGGAAACTCATTGGATTGGATCTTATCGCCCGCAGGGATTCTGCCAGGATCGCCATTCTGGACCATCCCACGAATAAACCCTCTATTGACAGGCTGAACGGCTTTCTGGATGTTCTGGAAGGGCATCCGGACTTTGAGGTGGTGGCAACAGCCAGTGCTTTCGGGTCACTGGAAGGGGCGGTTCCTAAAATGGAAAACATCCTTCAGTCTCACAATGACATAAGCGTTGTCTTCTGTACCAATGATCCCACCGCGGTAGGGGCCATCTCGGCATTGGAAGCCGCCAATCGCAAAACAAATGTTCTGGTTTACGGTATCGATGGCTCTCCCGCAGGGATGGCCATGGTCCGGGAAGAAAAAATGATGGGCACCGTCGCCCAGTCTCCCCGGAAAATGGGTGAACTGGCGGTGGAGCAGGCCGAAAAGTATCTGGCTCACCAATCTACTGAAAAAGAAATAACAATTCCAGTCACCTTGATTAACAGCGGCAATATCCGCCAATTCCCTTTTAACAGCTGGCGCTGA
- a CDS encoding sugar ABC transporter ATP-binding protein → MKALLTLSDICRSYNSVPVLCNINLDFYSGEIHSIVGENGAGKTTLVHIISGLLKPDNGVIQVNGRTWSSLGYQTALKMGIVIVRQNLILPEKSTLAEYIFLGREPSRWGLVNYKTIYRESDDILGRLQLNMSSRTRVEELNLAEKKMLAVARAVYLNPKLLILDEATNLFSTGESERFNRLMGILRNEGMCIIHISHKLDEVLRISDRITVLREGFHIVSSLTEELTRDEVISHMVGKEFTQTYYWKPHFPGGEEILSVQGLSKHRRLRDVTFSLREGEVLGLAGLVGSGRTTLGRILFGLDKPDEGTILLKGKPVSLDSPRQALNLGIGYTSEDRHSFGVMEDQSMGFNLTVNILKRISKFLFILKRKERAAISDAMERFLLRKYSPDQLVKTLSGGTQQKVAFARCTSNYPEILIVDEPAREVDIEGQKEIFSILNNLAGQKTAVILISSVLGDLINNCDRILVLKSGRIVKELRKTEFNEEMILHYAIDSRISRKEEIPI, encoded by the coding sequence ATGAAAGCCCTGTTAACACTCTCGGATATTTGCCGCTCATATAACTCCGTTCCTGTATTATGCAATATCAATCTGGATTTTTATTCCGGAGAGATTCACTCCATAGTGGGAGAGAACGGAGCCGGTAAAACCACTCTTGTTCACATTATAAGTGGACTTCTTAAACCTGACAATGGGGTAATTCAGGTAAATGGAAGAACATGGTCTTCATTGGGTTATCAGACAGCCCTGAAAATGGGAATCGTCATTGTCCGTCAAAACCTGATTCTCCCCGAAAAATCAACTCTGGCAGAATACATCTTTCTCGGGAGAGAACCCTCCCGATGGGGTTTGGTCAATTATAAGACAATTTACAGGGAATCAGATGACATACTGGGTCGGCTGCAGTTGAATATGTCTTCCCGAACCAGGGTGGAAGAGCTGAATCTTGCCGAAAAGAAGATGCTCGCTGTGGCAAGAGCCGTTTATCTGAATCCGAAACTTCTGATCCTGGATGAGGCTACAAATCTTTTTTCAACCGGCGAAAGCGAACGGTTCAATCGTCTGATGGGAATTTTGAGAAATGAGGGAATGTGCATTATCCATATCTCTCATAAACTGGATGAGGTACTGAGAATCTCCGACCGGATAACCGTGCTGCGCGAGGGATTCCATATCGTCAGTTCTTTGACAGAAGAATTGACAAGGGATGAGGTCATCTCCCATATGGTAGGCAAAGAATTCACTCAGACTTATTACTGGAAACCTCACTTTCCCGGAGGAGAAGAAATCCTTTCAGTCCAGGGACTGAGCAAGCACCGCCGCTTGAGGGATGTGACCTTCAGTTTGAGAGAAGGAGAAGTTCTGGGACTGGCCGGCCTTGTCGGTTCGGGCCGGACGACTCTGGGGCGCATCCTCTTCGGCCTGGATAAACCCGATGAAGGAACCATTCTGTTGAAGGGGAAACCGGTTTCTCTTGATTCTCCCCGGCAGGCCCTGAATCTGGGCATCGGATACACTTCGGAAGACCGTCATAGTTTTGGTGTCATGGAGGATCAGTCCATGGGATTTAATCTGACTGTTAACATTCTCAAGAGGATCAGTAAATTTCTCTTTATTTTAAAAAGAAAGGAGCGGGCTGCCATTTCGGACGCCATGGAGCGTTTCCTCCTGAGAAAATACAGCCCTGATCAGCTGGTTAAAACTCTGAGTGGCGGAACTCAGCAAAAGGTGGCCTTTGCCAGGTGCACGAGTAACTATCCGGAAATCCTCATTGTGGATGAGCCGGCCAGAGAGGTGGATATTGAAGGTCAGAAGGAGATTTTTTCCATTCTCAATAATCTGGCCGGTCAGAAAACGGCGGTCATCCTGATTTCTTCTGTATTGGGAGATCTCATTAATAATTGTGATAGAATCCTTGTTCTGAAATCAGGACGGATCGTAAAGGAACTGAGAAAAACAGAGTTTAACGAGGAAATGATTCTTCATTACGCCATTGATTCCAGAATTTCCAGAAAGGAGGAGATCCCGATTTGA
- a CDS encoding GntR family transcriptional regulator — MSSKESKHRMIYNDLYKKIQTGVYKKGDQLPTEFMLVEEYGISRPTVAKALNDLQEEGFIERKVGAGTFVKNTPQGEEDRYLALLVPDIGRNQILEPLYSQIARSCEEEDYTLIWSGSLIGTPQERIHQSFEFCRKYIKQNVAGIFLYPASDIPTETYEEMISLFDNAGIPVQIIYQSLYNFSRTTPYDFCGMDSYAMGYRVGRSLINNGSTHPALCWEEESPLINTLLIKGFEEAARESSLQVSTYQMGLNDNLEEKTDKITGSSTDALFCTSDSLAADFMTELLDREISIPGTIQIAGLGNTRFAKHLKVSLSSLAINMEEIGRMAVDLMRLRLRKPASSPRKMLIDGQFIERESTLC, encoded by the coding sequence ATGAGCAGTAAAGAATCTAAACACAGAATGATCTATAACGATCTCTATAAAAAGATACAGACCGGGGTATATAAAAAAGGGGACCAGCTCCCCACGGAATTCATGCTGGTGGAAGAGTATGGAATCTCCCGGCCCACTGTTGCCAAGGCTCTCAATGACCTTCAGGAAGAAGGCTTTATAGAACGGAAAGTAGGGGCCGGAACATTTGTCAAAAACACCCCTCAGGGTGAGGAAGACCGCTACCTGGCCCTCCTTGTCCCCGATATAGGCCGGAACCAGATTCTAGAGCCCCTGTACTCCCAGATAGCCCGCTCCTGCGAAGAAGAAGATTATACCCTTATATGGTCCGGGTCCTTGATAGGAACCCCACAGGAGCGCATACACCAGTCTTTTGAGTTCTGCCGCAAGTATATAAAGCAGAACGTGGCGGGCATATTCCTCTATCCCGCCTCAGACATCCCCACAGAAACCTATGAAGAAATGATCAGCCTCTTTGACAATGCAGGCATACCTGTTCAAATCATCTATCAAAGCCTGTACAACTTCTCCCGTACCACTCCCTATGACTTCTGCGGTATGGACAGCTATGCCATGGGTTACAGGGTCGGGCGTTCTCTGATAAACAATGGCAGCACCCATCCTGCCCTCTGCTGGGAGGAAGAGAGTCCCCTCATCAATACACTCCTCATCAAAGGCTTTGAAGAAGCCGCCCGGGAGTCATCACTCCAGGTCAGTACCTATCAGATGGGTCTAAATGACAATCTTGAAGAAAAAACAGATAAAATCACCGGCTCCAGTACAGATGCCCTGTTCTGCACCTCCGATTCTCTGGCGGCCGATTTTATGACGGAGCTGCTGGACAGGGAAATCAGCATTCCCGGAACCATTCAGATTGCCGGTCTCGGGAACACCCGCTTTGCTAAACATCTGAAGGTGTCTCTCTCCTCCCTGGCGATCAATATGGAAGAAATCGGAAGAATGGCGGTGGATCTGATGCGCCTCCGTCTCAGAAAACCCGCCTCATCTCCCCGTAAGATGCTTATTGACGGGCAGTTCATCGAAAGAGAATCCACCCTCTGCTAA